A single window of Chloroflexota bacterium DNA harbors:
- the rpiB gene encoding ribose 5-phosphate isomerase B, with the protein MKIAIGCDHRGFKLKKKLMESLTEMGHTYHDFGSYDTNPVDYPDIASKVAGAVSRREFDRGILVCGTGIGMAIAANKFPGIRAALALDTFLARRAREHIDANVLSLSAEETSDEKAKEIVQAFLTTEFEGGRHLRRIEKIGEIEKE; encoded by the coding sequence ATGAAGATCGCTATTGGTTGCGACCATCGTGGTTTCAAACTGAAGAAGAAACTGATGGAATCCCTCACGGAGATGGGGCATACCTATCACGACTTTGGCTCCTATGATACCAACCCCGTGGACTATCCGGACATCGCCTCCAAGGTAGCCGGGGCTGTTTCCCGGCGGGAATTTGACCGGGGTATCCTGGTCTGCGGCACCGGCATCGGCATGGCCATTGCCGCCAACAAGTTCCCCGGTATCAGGGCCGCCCTGGCCCTGGACACCTTCCTGGCCCGCCGCGCCCGGGAGCATATAGATGCCAATGTCCTCAGCCTCTCCGCCGAGGAGACCTCTGACGAAAAGGCAAAGGAAATCGTCCAGGCCTTCCTCACCACGGAGTTTGAGGGCGGTCGGCACCTGCGCCGCATTGAAAAAATAGGGGAAATAGAAAAGGAATGA